Proteins co-encoded in one Brassica oleracea var. oleracea cultivar TO1000 chromosome C4, BOL, whole genome shotgun sequence genomic window:
- the LOC106339664 gene encoding uncharacterized protein LOC106339664 produces the protein MGCCVSSGTADRTNENVSNKHTNIVEEETVVKEVLSETTFHSSSSNVQNSAMDDPMNRKIQGTEEEKFKVDPDLCMNRPVSIDPEEGSEVSEICSLSLSESVSSVTVMNGYGEEEVKQRKSQRSPVKTRTRVTGNNYPTRRTDQSSRKRINGACNTGARVGSGMIDPGERSGRRSRSPATNRSVMDSSQTRVGGARTRKNSQSPGRLRVDPNTNTSDQQQHQNYGYTTEELLENPLVSLECFIFL, from the coding sequence ATGGGTTGCTGCGTTAGTTCCGGCACCGCTGATCGGACCAACGAGAACGTGTCCAACAAGCACACAAACATTGTTGAAGAAGAAACGGTCGTCAAAGAAGTCTTGTCAGAGACAACATTTCACAGTAGTTCCTCTAATGTCCAAAACTCAGCCATGGATGATCCTATGAACAGGAAGATCCAGGGAACAGAGGAGGAAAAATTCAAAGTTGATCCGGACTTGTGTATGAACCGACCCGTTTCGATTGACCCTGAAGAAGGATCGGAGGTTTCGGAGATATGTAGCTTGAGCTTGAGCGAGAGTGTTTCTTCAGTGACTGTGATGAATGGTTACGGTGAGGAAGAAGTGAAGCAGAGGAAATCTCAGAGATCTCCGGTAAAAACTCGGACCCGGGTCACGGGTAATAATTATCCGACCCGAAGAACCGATCAATCTTCTCGAAAGAGAATCAACGGAGCGTGTAATACTGGAGCGAGAGTCGGGTCAGGTATGATAGACCCGGGTGAGAGATCCGGAAGAAGGTCGAGATCGCCGGCTACAAATAGATCCGTGATGGATTCGAGTCAGACTCGGGTGGGTGGGGCAAGGACTCGGAAGAATAGTCAGTCTCCGGGTCGGCTTAGGGTAGATCCGAATACAAACACGTCGGATCAGCAACAACATCAAAACTACGGTTATACCACTGAAGAGTTGTTAGAGAACCCACTTGTTTCATTAGAGTGTTTCATATTTCTCTGA
- the LOC106338368 gene encoding glutamate receptor 1.1-like translates to METLAILILVFFTIKHGGAEPNNVYQEVRVGLVVEFGSAEGKILKNSFSLALSDFYRINNGYRTRVSVLARDSRGDPLLSLAAATDLIKKTKVEAIVGAQSLLEAKLLAAVSEKAKVPVVSALAPSSLSLKKYNHFLQLTHDSTSEAKGISRLIHDFNWESIVVIYEEGVDDWREGLQILLEHFQDDGIHIDRTVSFAESREDYTVMNQLRKLIKSSRSAVFVVHMSETLVSRLFRCAEKLGMMEGGYAWILTARTMNKFYHSDHRSMQGVIGFRSYIPESEELTNYTSRLKKLMVGDDDENAKMETKLTSVCAHDIAFILAKSIEKIGRLRESSHLSPSDLLEEIKKSIFKGLSHADIGHKFLSGSGIFEIVNMVGTGERRIGLWSCDHFVGRRNIMASSVNELETIIWPGGSSRIPGHRFLAENGGRKRLRVLVTSNNRFPHLVAVRHDPETGFSTVTGFSIEVFKTCIASFNYELEFIPYDGDNYDKLAFELSTQRDKYDAAVGDISITSNRSLYVDFTSPYTDMGFGALELKKKRESMWTFFDPFDISLWLTSGAFFILTGFVVWLVERAVNPEFQGTWGQQLGMILWFGFSTLVLPHGEKLQKMSSRFLVIVWVFVVLILTSSYSANLTSTKTISRIQISQLVSPEKVEVYRRNILYNFEDNAQALRNGTISYVAAETPYLLVLLGQYPGVFNMIVKESGGNGFGFMFQRGSGLVANVSREIIKLRSSGMLKDKEKRWFQKMDSFTLNPNTDTSENDDASKRLTIQELGGLFIIAGVAHALVLVVHLFHTRGEILRVLWESRLFLKLQSFSCLDK, encoded by the exons ATGGAGACGCTTGCCATCCTTATCCTCGTCTTTTTCACTATTAAACACGGAGGAGCTGAACCAAATAACGTATACCAAGAGGTTCGGGTTGGATTGGTTGTGGAGTTTGGTTCTGCTGAAGGAAAGATCCTCAAAAATTCGTTTTCATTAGCCCTCTCAGATTTTTATCGCATCAACAATGGCTATCGAACCAGAGTCTCTGTTTTAGCCAGAGACTCCCGAGGAGACCCTCTCCTTTCTCTAGCTGCCG CTACAGATCTTATCAAAAAAACAAAAGTGGAAGCCATTGTTGGTGCACAATCACTACTGGAAGCAAAGCTCTTGGCAGCTGTTAGCGAGAAGGCTAAAGTTCCAGTTGTATCTGCCCTGGCACCAAGTTCCTTGTCCTTGAAGAAATACAATCACTTTCTTCAGTTAACTCACGATTCAACATCAGAGGCTAAAGGAATCTCGAGACTCATACATGATTTCAACTGGGAATCAATTGTGGTTATATACGAGGAGGGCGTTGATGACTGGAGAGAGGGTCTGCAAATACTTTTGGAGCATTTCCAAGATGATGGAATCCACATCGATCGTACTGTTTCTTTTGCTGAATCAAGAGAAGATTATACTGTGATGAATCAGCTACGGAAGCTGATCAAGTCCTCAAGATCAGCAGTTTTCGTGGTGCATATGTCTGAGACTCTTGTTTCTCGTCTCTTCCGATGTGCGGAGAAGTTAGGAATGATGGAAGGAGGGTATGCTTGGATCCTCACAGCGAGAACCATGAATAAGTTTTATCACTCGGATCACAGGTCGATGCAAGGGGTCATTGGTTTCAGATCCTACATTCCAGAGTCTGAAGAACTTACCAATTATACTTCAAGATTGAAGAAATTAATGGTTGGTGATGATGATGAAAATGCCAAGATGGAAACAAAGCTAACTAGTGTATGTGCACATGATATTGCATTTATTCTAGCAAAATCAATAGAGAAGATAGGGAGGCTAAGAGAATCTTCACATCTATCACCATCAGATCTTCTTGAGGAAATTAAGAAGAGTATATTTAAGGGTTTGAGTCATGCTGACATTGGTCACAAATTTCTTTCAGGATCAGGAATATTTGAGATTGTGAATATGGTAGGAACAGGGGAAAGAAGAATAGGATTATGGAGTTGTGATCATTTCGTTGGAAGAAGAAACATTATGGCTTCTTCTGTTAATGAACTTGAAACCATCATCTGGCCTGGTGGGTCTTCTAGAATCCCGGGACACCGTTTTCTAGCAGAGAACGGTGGAAGGAAGCGGCTCAGGGTCTTGGTTACCTCAAATAACAGGTTTCCGCATCTGGTGGCGGTGCGTCATGATCCTGAAACGGGTTTTAGTACTGTCACTGGATTCTCCATAGAAGTTTTCAAGACTTGTATTGCTTCTTTTAACTATGAGCTGGAATTCATACCTTATGATGGAGACAACTATGACAAACTTGCTTTTGAGTTATCTACTCAG AGAGACAAATATGATGCAGCTGTTGGTGACATCTCCATTACTTCCAACAGATCTTTGTATGTTGATTTTACCTCGCCTTACACTGACATGGGTTTTGGAGCCCTGGAACTAAAGAAAAAGAGAGAGAGCATGTGGACTTTCTTTGACCCTTTTGACATATCCTTATGGCTAACAAGTGGAGCTTTCTTCATCTTGACCGGCTTTGTTGTTTGGTTGGTTGAACGGGCGGTTAATCCTGAGTTCCAAGGCACTTGGGGGCAGCAACTTGGTATGATTCTCTGGTTTGGTTTCTCTACTCTTGTGCTTCCTCATG GAGAGAAGCTTCAAAAAATGTCATCAAGATTTTTAGTCATAGTTTGGGTTTTTGTGGTGCTGATATTGACTTCAAGTTACAGCGCAAATTTGACATCAACCAAGACAATTTCTCGCATACAAATAAGCCAGCTGGTTAGCCCTGAGAAGGTTGAAGTTTATAGAAGAAACATTTTGTATAACTTTGAGGATAACGCTCAAGCTTTAAGGAACGGAACTATCAGTTATGTAGCCGCTGAAACGCCGTATCTCCTTGTCCTTCTTGGACAGTATCCTGGTGTCTTCAACATGATAGTTAAAGAGAGTGGTGGAAACGGCTTCGGATTT ATGTTTCAGAGAGGGTCTGGTTTGGTTGCTAACGTGTCCAGAGAAATCATTAAGCTAAGATCATCAGGAATGTTGAAAGACAAAGAGAAAAGATGGTTCCAAAAGATGGATTCTTTTACTCTAAACCCAAACACCGACACGTCTGAAAACGATGATGCATCTAAGCGTCTAACCATTCAAGAGTTGGGTGGTCTGTTCATCATTGCTGGGGTTGCCCATGCTCTTGTACTAGTTGTGCATCTCTTTCATACGCGTGGAGAGATATTGCGTGTTTTGTGGGAGTCTCGACTGTTCCTCAAGCTGCAAAGCTTCTCATGCTTGGATAAGTAA
- the LOC106338366 gene encoding uncharacterized protein LOC106338366, with translation MSVMKHPNKKLKILVKILPRRSSALAFVLSTGDMADMLHKAIGAMSIEEETPLTLPDEPRFRVIDENELSILGRLLNSECQSMARMIYYMPTAWRVYGRVRGIAFSRDRFQFVFQREEDLVTVLKDRPWSYNH, from the exons ATGTCGGTGATGAAGCATCCGAACAAGAAGCTCAAGATCTTGGTAAAGATTCTG CCTCGCCGCAGTTCAGCTCTTGCCTTCGTACTTTCAACCGGAGATATGGCTGACATGCTACACAAAGCTATTGGAGCAATGTCGATTGAAGAGGAAACACCACTCACGCTACCCGATGAACCAAGATTTAGGGTTATTGATGAGAATGAACTTAGTATTCTGGGACGTCTGTTGAACTCAGAGTGTCAATCCATGGCGAGAATGATTTACTACATGCCTACTGCCTGGAGAGTCTACGGACGTGTTCGTGGAATTGCGTTCTCTAGGGACCGCTTTCAGTTCGTTTTCCAACGAGAAGAGGATCTGGTTACTGTGCTGAAGGATAGACCCTGGTCCTATAATCATTGA